In Phragmitibacter flavus, the following are encoded in one genomic region:
- a CDS encoding AEC family transporter, with protein MSLLTILTATLPIYLMMIAGGVARKLRWMPKETDTGVMHLTVRLLFPCLIIERIVGNSALANPSQVLLAAVLGFSIAALAVLVSYLIARLLGMKSGAGARTFGLATGFQNYGFVAIPVTQALFGPDLIGVLFTFSVGVEFAMWTVGVGLLTGFSNAPWRQAVNAPVISTLVALALHYGGAGPYIPEAIHTFLATLGACAIPLSLLLIGGSIADLIGTEPIRWNVAITSALMRQILLPIMMLAIAAAMPISHELKQVLCVQAAMPAAVFTIVISRHYGGHAPTAVLVVLATSFVSLFTIPVAIRFGMRFLGL; from the coding sequence GTGTCCCTCCTCACCATCCTCACTGCCACCCTCCCCATCTACTTGATGATGATCGCCGGTGGTGTTGCGCGAAAACTGCGCTGGATGCCCAAGGAAACCGACACCGGCGTCATGCACCTCACCGTGCGACTCCTCTTCCCCTGCCTCATCATTGAGCGCATCGTCGGCAACAGTGCCCTCGCCAACCCCTCGCAAGTCCTCCTCGCGGCCGTCCTCGGCTTTTCCATCGCCGCCCTCGCGGTTCTCGTCAGCTACCTCATCGCCCGCCTCCTCGGCATGAAATCCGGTGCCGGAGCGCGCACGTTCGGACTCGCCACCGGTTTCCAAAACTACGGCTTCGTCGCCATCCCCGTCACCCAGGCCCTGTTCGGTCCCGACCTCATCGGCGTCCTCTTCACCTTCAGCGTCGGCGTCGAATTTGCCATGTGGACCGTTGGCGTCGGTCTCCTCACCGGCTTCAGCAACGCCCCTTGGCGCCAAGCCGTCAACGCCCCCGTCATCAGCACCCTCGTCGCCCTTGCCCTCCACTACGGTGGCGCCGGACCCTACATTCCCGAAGCCATCCACACCTTTCTCGCCACCCTCGGTGCCTGCGCCATTCCGCTCTCCCTTTTGCTCATCGGCGGCAGCATTGCCGACCTCATCGGCACCGAACCCATCCGCTGGAACGTCGCCATCACCTCCGCCCTCATGCGGCAAATCCTGCTGCCCATCATGATGCTTGCCATTGCCGCTGCCATGCCGATCAGCCACGAACTCAAACAAGTCCTCTGCGTCCAGGCCGCCATGCCCGCCGCCGTCTTCACCATCGTCATCTCCCGACACTACGGCGGACACGCCCCCACCGCCGTCCTCGTTGTGCTCGCCACCTCCTTCGTCAGCCTCTTCACCATCCCCGTCGCCATCCGCTTCGGCATGCGTTTCCTCGGCTTGTAA
- the mtnA gene encoding S-methyl-5-thioribose-1-phosphate isomerase, which yields MLVDGQSFQTVWAVTEGTARVRIIDQRLLPWKFEVVDLNSVEEVAIAIKDMWVRGAGCIGATAGFGMWLAAMEAAGEEDFARGLKSRADRLRGTRPTAVNLAYAVDRQLRAIGEVADREVAVRVSLETALAIAEEDVAACQAIGEHGLKVIEELSRAKNGGVVNLLTHCNAGWLAFVDHGSATAPIYAAQRAGIAVHVWVDETRPRNQGARLTAWELAQQGVPHTVICDNTGGHLMQHGMVDMVITGADRVSCQGDVANKIGTYLKALAARDNGVPFYVALPSSTIDWNLRDGVRDIPIEQRGDEEVRMMEGWSASSNEVGEVTLFPAQSAAANYAFDVTPARLVTGLITEAGICAAAEEALLSLHQIS from the coding sequence ATGCTTGTGGATGGACAATCTTTTCAAACGGTGTGGGCGGTGACGGAAGGAACTGCGAGGGTGAGGATCATTGATCAGCGGTTGTTGCCGTGGAAATTCGAGGTAGTGGATTTGAACTCGGTGGAGGAGGTGGCAATTGCGATCAAAGACATGTGGGTGCGCGGGGCGGGATGCATCGGGGCGACGGCGGGATTTGGGATGTGGCTGGCGGCGATGGAGGCGGCAGGGGAGGAAGATTTTGCAAGAGGGCTGAAGTCGAGGGCGGATCGGTTGAGGGGGACAAGGCCGACGGCGGTGAATCTGGCTTATGCGGTGGATCGTCAGCTGCGGGCAATTGGGGAAGTAGCGGACCGAGAAGTGGCGGTGAGGGTGTCATTGGAGACGGCGCTGGCGATTGCGGAAGAGGACGTGGCGGCTTGTCAGGCGATTGGGGAACACGGATTGAAGGTGATTGAGGAACTGTCGCGGGCGAAGAATGGGGGAGTGGTGAACCTATTGACCCATTGCAATGCAGGGTGGCTGGCGTTTGTGGATCATGGCAGTGCGACGGCTCCGATTTATGCGGCGCAGCGGGCCGGGATTGCGGTGCATGTGTGGGTGGATGAGACGCGGCCACGGAATCAGGGCGCGCGTTTGACGGCGTGGGAACTGGCGCAACAGGGGGTGCCGCACACGGTGATTTGCGACAACACGGGCGGGCATTTGATGCAGCATGGGATGGTGGACATGGTGATCACGGGAGCGGACCGGGTATCGTGTCAGGGCGATGTGGCGAACAAGATCGGCACCTATTTGAAAGCGCTGGCGGCGCGCGACAATGGGGTGCCGTTTTATGTGGCGCTGCCTTCGAGCACGATTGACTGGAACTTGCGCGATGGAGTTCGGGACATTCCAATTGAGCAACGCGGCGATGAGGAGGTGCGCATGATGGAGGGATGGTCGGCCAGCTCAAACGAAGTGGGTGAGGTGACGCTTTTTCCCGCGCAAAGTGCGGCGGCGAACTATGCCTTTGATGTGACCCCGGCAAGGCTGGTGACGGGATTGATCACGGAAGCCGGTATATGCGCGGCAGCGGAAGAGGCTTTGCTATCCCTGCATCAAATCAGCTGA